Proteins from a single region of Trichoplusia ni isolate ovarian cell line Hi5 chromosome 3, tn1, whole genome shotgun sequence:
- the LOC113492042 gene encoding myrosinase 1-like codes for MKLAVLLCSALAVCHGAEVKQSRKFPNYFVFGVGTAAYQIEGAWNEDGKGENIWDYLTHTNPSAIVDQSNGDIACDSYHNYKRDIEMLRELGVSVYRFSVSWSRILPEGLSYYINEAGITYYNNLIDELLKYNIQPMITIYHWDLPQRLQELGGFMNPLIADWFEDYARIVFKTFGDRVKFFATFNEPSEICSGYGSLGKAPMLNETGFGDYLCARNLLLAHAKAYHLYNDEFRPTQGGVIGFILAVSSTEPLTDSEEDKFAVELYSQATWGIYTDPIYSKEGGFPKELVERVAAKSAAQGYSRSRLPDFSEEEKAFILGTSDFFGVNHYSGSYVSQTLYTSQHAIPSALDDIEMGTYAPDEWLQSASSWFQLMPNSVHIFLKLINARYPGVRIYITENGWSSREGIVDEDRVNYYRSALEGVLDALDEGINVHGYLAWSLMDNFEWMAGYSERFGLYEVDFNDPNRTRTPRKSAFIYKNIMKTRMVDHDYEPESYVMTIDEGH; via the exons ATGAAGCTGGCTGTGTTGCTATG TTCTGCGCTGGCTGTATGTCATGGCGCTGAAGTTAAGCAAAGCAGAAAGTTCCCGAACTACTTCGTCTTCGGAGTCGGTACAGCTGCATATCAGATTGAGGGAGCTTGGAATGAAGATG GTAAAGGAGAAAATATTTGGGACTATCTGACTCATACCAACCCTTCAGCAATCGTAGACCAGAGCAATGGGGACATAGCCTGCGACAGCTACCACAACTATAAGCGCGACATTGAAATGTTGCGAGAACTCGGGGTCAGCGTCTACCGCTTCTCCGTATCCTGGTCTAGGATACTACCCGAAGGGCTCTCGTACTATATCAATGAAGCTGGAATAACCTACTACAATAATCTTATCGACGAATTGCTAAAATACAACATTCAACCCATGATAACAATTTACCATTGGGACCTACCGCAAAGACTGCAAGAATTAGGAGGCTTCATGAATCCTCTCATAGCCGACTGGTTTGAAGACTACGCTCGAATAGTTTTCAAAACCTTTGGCGATAGAGTAAAGTTCTTTGCCACTTTCAACGAACCTTCCGAAATTTGCAGCGGATACGGGTCACTAGGAAAGGCCCCGATGTTAAATGAGACTGGTTTTGGCGACTACCTTTGTGCTAGGAACCTTCTATTGGCTCATGCTAAAGCGTACCATCTTTATAATGATGAATTTAGGCCGACTCAAGGTGGAGTCATTGGTTTTATACTGGCTGTATCATCTACCGAACCTTTGACGGATTCAGAAGAAGATAAGTTTGCCGTCGAATTGTATTCTCAAGCTACG tGGGGAATATACACGGATCCAATTTACTCAAAAGAAGGAGGGTTTCCAAAAGAGCTGGTAGAACGAGTGGCCGCAAAGTCTGCAGCTCAGGGCTATTCCAGGTCTCGTCTGCCAGATTTTTCGGAGGAAGAAAAGGCATTTATTCTCGGCACTAGCGACTTCTTTGGCGTCAACCACTACAGCGGCAGTTACGTTTCCCAGACATTGTATACGTCACAGCATGCTATCCCTTCAGCATTAGATGATATTGAAATGGGAACATATGCTCCAGATGAATGGCTGCAGTCTGCTTCGTCGTGGTTCCAA TTAATGCCGAACAGTGTCCACATTTTCTTGAAACTTATAAATGCGAGATACCCAGGAGTGCGCATATACATTACTGAGAACGGATGGTCGAGTCGCGAAGGCATCGTGGACGAAGACAGAGTTAATTACTACAGGTCTGCGCTAGAGGGCGTGCTGGACGCGCTGGATGAGGGCATCAACGTGCATGGCTATCTTGCGTGGAGTTTGATGGATAACTTTGAATGGATGGCGGGATACTC AGAACGTTTTGGATTATATGAAGTCGACTTCAATGACCCTAACCGCACTCGCACGCCAAGAAAGTCAGCATTTATCTATAAGAATATTATGAAAACGCGAATGGTCGACCATGACTATGAACCAGAGAGCTACGTCATGACCATAGACGAGGGACATTAA
- the LOC113492041 gene encoding signal recognition particle subunit SRP68, producing MVVLEGDSGDAKLISSEEIDKEETKSPRLLTLEIFRITKDAQQQHGLRHGDYQRYRGYCSRRIRRLRKVLKIPQGDRRHYRRRDVTTVHLTATTAESRLLCVPLLQAERAWAHAMQLRQEANTEPRKKFHLVSRLKKAFAHAQTLLQLCEQSGVCDARTQLEAGAYAAWLGGALQVELQQWRAAAESLQRAQLVLDKLCAALPDEERLVYKQKVEELKPSLRYCAYNIGDESAAGDLVAMRGQGLIENLDSLMAQAKESRSGVMHEVEWRGRKVTVRPEKVRLFLIALQDLDKSVASADNVQAKIDILENILMDCKDAISAIKDEIKTDPKLKTASETQLSSINYLLSYLMYLRLIRTIERNNLLVQQAEEARKNNIQIDGKKVRPQDLTRLYEIILQNFTELQQLPGFETDAAYQQEIETLTKAYRSFRCYYIAQVLTGLRRFREALAMLERCSNYATESLNSKLNDKQLVDKLQLLKKDVESCKFEVHADSVLEDDEDQDEDMKYTSSGKYKEKKPLVDRLDEYKEDTQVLTKNPNIYKMPPSMEAIPCKPLFFDLACNFVEFPNLDDKTGAAENKKQGAGLTGLVKGFLGWGKSDK from the exons ATGGTGGTTTTGGAAGGTGATTCCGGGGATGCCAAGCTTATATCATCAGAGGAAATTGATAAAGAAGAAACCAAGTCGCCAAGACTTTTAACATTAGAAA TTTTCCGTATCACAAAGGATGCCCAACAGCAGCATGGTCTGCGTCATGGTGATTACCAGCGGTATCGCGGCTACTGTTCAAGGCGCATCCGAAGGTTGCGCAAAGTGCTCAAAATACCTCAG GGCGATAGGCGCCATTACCGTCGCCGTGACGTAACCACCGTCCACTTGACGGCGACGACTGCTGAGAGCCGTCTGCTGTGCGTGCCGCTACTTCAGGCTGAGAGGGCCTGGGCACATGCTATGCAGCTGCGTCAAGAGGCCAACACCGAGCCGCGGAAGAAGTTCCATCTGGTGTCGAGATTGAAGAAGGCTTTTGCGCATGCTCAGACGCTTCTGCAGTTGTGTGAG CAAAGCGGCGTGTGCGACGCCCGCACGCAGCTGGAGGCGGGCGCGTACGCGGCGTGGCTGGGCGGCGCGCTGCAGGTGGAGCTGCAGCAGTGGCGCGCCGCGGCCGAGAGCCTGCAGCGCGCGCAGCTCGTGCTCGACAAGCTCTGCGCCGCGCTGCCCGACGAGGAGCGCCTCGTCTACAAGCAGAAG GTAGAAGAACTGAAGCCAAGCCTTCGTTACTGCGCCTACAACATTGGCGATGAGTCTGCGGCTGGCGACCTCGTCGCCATGCGCGGACAGGGACTCATCGAGAACTTGGACTCGCTCATGGCGCAAGCTAa GGAGTCGCGCTCAGGCGTAATGCATGAAGTGGAATGGCGCGGTCGTAAGGTCACTGTAAGGCCCGAAAAAGTGCGACTGTTCCTTATCGCTCTCCAAGATTTAGACAAGTCCGTTGCCAGCGCTGACAACGTTCAAGCCAAGATTGACATCCTCGAGAACATACTGATGGACTGCAAGGACGCTATATCAGCTATTAAGGACGAGATCAAAACCGATCCGAAACTAAAAACTGCTTCAGAGACCCAGTTGTCTAGCATCAACTACTTGCTGTCTTACTTGATGTACTTGCGTCTAATTCGCACCATTGAAAGGAACAACTTGCTGGTGCAGCAAGCAGAGGAAGCTCGCAAGAACAACATACAAATCGACGGCAAGAAGGTTCGTCCTCAAGACTTGACTCGGCTCTACGAAATTATCTTGCAGAACTTCACCGAGTTGCAACAACTGCCAGGGTTCGAAACTGACGCAGCTTACCAACAGGAAATCGAGACCTTGACGAAAGCATACCGCTCTTTCCGCTGCTACTACATCGCTCAAGTGCTGACTGGACTGAGACGCTTCAGGGAAGCCCTCGCGATGCTCGAGCGCTGCAGCAACTACGCCACCGAGTCGCTCAACAGCAAACTTAACGACAAGCAACTAGTAGACAAATTGCAATTACTGAAAAAGGATGTTGAGAGCTGCAAGTTCGAAGTTCACGCCGACTCCGTGCTGGAAGACGATGAAGACCAAGACGAGGACATGAAGTACACGTCCAGCGGAAAATACAAGGAGAAGAAACCTCTGGTCGACCGCTTGGACGAGTACAAAGAGGATACCCAAGTTCTTACGAAGAACCCTAACATCTACAAAATGCCACCATCAATGGAAGCCATTCCTTGCAAACCTCTCTTCTTTGACCTGGCATGCAACTTTGTAGAGTTTCCGAACTTGGACGACAAGACCGGCGCCGCTGAGAACAAGAAGCAAGGCGCAGGTCTCACTGGACTGGTCAAGGGTTTCTTGGGATGGGGCAAAAGTGACAAGTAG
- the LOC113492046 gene encoding 60S ribosomal protein L29, protein MAKSKNHTNHNQSRKAHRNGIKKPTKFRHESTLGMDPKFLRNQRFCKKGNLKPAKQVARAAERKATREAKAKK, encoded by the exons atgGCAAAGTCAAAGAATCATACAAATCATAACCAAA GCCGCAAAGCGCACAGGAACGGCATCAAAAAGCCCACAAAGTTCAGGCACGAGTCAACTCTTGGT atGGACCCTAAGTTCTTGAGGAACCAGAGGTTCTGCAAAAAAGGCAACTTAAAACCAGCAAAGCAGGTTGCCCGTGCGGCAGAAAGGAAAGCCACACGCGAAGCCAAGGCCAAGAAATGA
- the LOC113492044 gene encoding LOW QUALITY PROTEIN: E3 ubiquitin-protein ligase siah-1-like (The sequence of the model RefSeq protein was modified relative to this genomic sequence to represent the inferred CDS: deleted 1 base in 1 codon) translates to MASAKANKKAAAVAIDLPECPVCMETMSAPIYQCQSGHSLCNSCTQNLLPPMCPICRQNLTQMRNWQLEEIVSKAKVSCPNKSSGCVYTMVSMDLEEHLKECIFREMECPLGVVFGKCSWTGRLKEIMDHFKERHGSFCNVTTDEEVEITNVDIKNDDRHFFLVAQSKLLFILTMKIDTLQKMAYWTIQHIGSKKVHKTIFTKYILRASRTQEGKLCS, encoded by the exons ATGGCTTCGGCAAAGGCGAATAAAAA GGCAGCTGCGGTGGCAATAGATTTACCAGAATGTCCAGTATGCATGGAGACTATGAGCGCCCCGATATACCAGTGCCAGTCGGGGCACAGCCTCTGCAACTCCTGCACTCAGAACCTGCTGCCACCGATGTGTCCCATCTGCCGCCAGAATCTGACGCAGATGAGGAACTGGCAGTTAGAAGAAATCGTCTCCAAG GCTAAAGTCTCGTGCCCCAACAAGTCGTCGGGTTGCGTCTACACCATGGTGTCCATGGACTTGGAAGAACATCTCAAGGAGTGTATCTTTCGAGAAATGGAGTGCCCTCTTGGTGTTGTCTTTGGAAAATGTTCCTGGACtg GTAGACTGAAAGAAATTATGGATCATTTCAAGGAACGCCACGGGTCCTTCTGCAACGTCACAACTGATGAGGAAGTCGAGATTACCAACGTCGACATCAAAAACGATGACCGTCATTTCTTCCTAGTGGCTCAAAGCAAGCTACTGTTCATTTTAACTATGAAGATTGACACCCTTCAGAAAATGGCTTACTGGACTATTCAACACATCGGAAGCAAGAAAGTC CACAAGACCATATTTACGAAATACATATTACGAGCAAGCAGAACCCAAGAAGGAAAGTTGTGTTCATAG